One genomic segment of Chitinophaga sancti includes these proteins:
- a CDS encoding oxidoreductase, with protein sequence MSNTENKTWFITGASKGLGLALTKYLLETGQQVVATSRNATSIIAECGNNENLLAVNMDITNETAIKNAVAKTIARFGSIDVIVNNAGYGLVGALEELTDAEIRSTMDVNLFGTINVIRVVMPHLRKQKIGYIINISSIAGYIGSSFSGSYDAAKFAVIGLTESLHNEVKDLGIKVTVVIPGLFRTNFMNNDSLQIASNLIGDYKSEEQMKMWQQYSGYQPGDPNKFAIALKNVTELENPPLHLLLGSDAYQMAMEKMKANIDEFQKWQSVSTSTDFAANA encoded by the coding sequence ATGAGTAATACAGAAAACAAAACTTGGTTTATTACAGGAGCTTCAAAAGGTTTAGGCTTAGCTCTCACAAAATACTTATTAGAAACAGGTCAGCAAGTTGTTGCAACTTCCCGTAATGCCACCTCAATTATAGCTGAATGTGGCAACAATGAAAATTTGTTGGCAGTGAATATGGATATAACCAACGAAACAGCAATTAAAAATGCAGTTGCTAAAACCATTGCCCGATTTGGTTCAATTGATGTAATAGTAAACAATGCTGGTTATGGACTGGTTGGGGCTTTGGAGGAACTTACTGACGCAGAAATTAGAAGTACAATGGATGTTAATCTATTTGGAACCATAAATGTTATACGTGTAGTGATGCCCCATTTAAGAAAACAGAAGATCGGCTATATTATCAATATTTCATCTATAGCAGGGTACATTGGGTCGTCATTTTCTGGTAGTTATGATGCAGCAAAATTTGCTGTTATTGGCTTAACGGAATCACTTCATAATGAAGTGAAAGATTTAGGCATAAAAGTCACCGTAGTAATTCCAGGCTTATTTAGAACCAATTTTATGAATAACGATTCACTTCAAATTGCTTCGAACTTAATTGGTGATTACAAATCAGAAGAGCAAATGAAAATGTGGCAACAATATAGCGGTTATCAGCCTGGCGACCCTAATAAATTTGCAATAGCTTTAAAAAACGTAACTGAATTAGAAAACCCACCGTTGCATTTATTGTTAGGAAGCGATGCTTACCAAATGGCAATGGAAAAAATGAAAGCAAATATAGATGAATTTCAAAAGTGGCAATCAGTTTCAACATCAACTGACTTTGCAGCAAATGCTTAA
- a CDS encoding helix-turn-helix transcriptional regulator yields the protein MLGKKLIKIKTISEYHRLRGLPKPMHPLISIVNFSSIEYTEETEEVNWIFDFYSISLKRNFGSKFTYGQQQYDFDDGILFFMSPGQLFGVKIEDKNKFHPSGYMLLVHPDFLWNTSLAATIKQYDFFDYSVNEALFLSDKEERIINGIIENINQECHSNIDKYSKQIIISHIETLLNYSERFYNRQFITREKANHQILEQLENLLSEYFNSDDLISKGLPSVQFVAENLHVSPSYLGNLLRVLTGQNTQQHIHNKLIEKAKEKLSTTDLTVSEIAYQLGFEHSQSFSKLFKIKTSVSPLAFRQSFN from the coding sequence ATGTTGGGCAAGAAATTAATTAAGATAAAAACAATTAGTGAATATCATAGGCTTAGGGGCTTACCTAAGCCTATGCATCCATTGATAAGTATTGTTAATTTTAGTAGTATTGAATATACAGAAGAAACAGAAGAAGTAAATTGGATATTCGATTTCTATTCCATTTCCTTAAAAAGAAACTTCGGCAGTAAGTTTACATACGGGCAACAGCAATATGATTTTGATGATGGAATATTGTTCTTTATGTCACCAGGCCAACTTTTTGGTGTAAAAATCGAAGATAAAAATAAGTTTCATCCTAGCGGCTACATGCTATTAGTACATCCAGATTTTTTATGGAATACATCTTTGGCGGCAACCATAAAACAATACGATTTTTTTGACTATTCCGTAAACGAAGCTTTGTTTTTGTCAGATAAGGAAGAAAGGATCATTAATGGAATCATTGAAAATATCAATCAGGAATGTCATTCAAATATTGACAAGTATAGCAAGCAAATCATCATTTCACATATTGAAACCCTGCTAAATTATTCAGAAAGGTTTTATAATCGACAATTCATAACAAGAGAGAAAGCCAATCACCAAATCTTGGAACAATTGGAAAATCTATTATCTGAATATTTCAATAGCGATGATTTGATTTCAAAGGGATTGCCTTCAGTTCAATTCGTTGCAGAAAATTTACATGTTTCACCAAGTTATTTGGGCAATTTGCTACGGGTACTTACAGGACAGAACACACAACAACACATACACAACAAACTGATTGAAAAAGCAAAAGAGAAACTATCAACTACAGACTTAACGGTAAGTGAAATTGCCTATCAATTAGGATTTGAACATTCACAATCATTCAGTAAACTATTTAAGATAAAGACAAGCGTTTCTCCATTGGCGTTTAGACAGTCGTTTAATTGA
- a CDS encoding MaoC family dehydratase, giving the protein MIIINTFEEYKTYLGKELGASNWHKIGQEQINKFADATLDHQWIHTDQEKAKREGPFHATIAHGYLTLSLIPYLWKQIADVRNIKMEINYGIENLKFGQPVLVDNEVQLKAKLNSIANLRGVTKVIIEATLIIKDQPKPAYTGNVVFLYHFV; this is encoded by the coding sequence ATGATAATAATCAATACTTTTGAAGAGTACAAGACGTATCTTGGTAAAGAATTAGGTGCTTCCAACTGGCATAAAATAGGCCAGGAACAGATTAATAAATTTGCTGATGCAACCCTGGATCATCAATGGATACATACAGACCAGGAAAAAGCTAAACGCGAAGGCCCATTTCATGCCACTATCGCTCACGGCTATTTGACTTTATCATTGATTCCTTATCTCTGGAAACAAATTGCGGACGTACGTAATATTAAAATGGAGATAAACTATGGAATCGAGAATTTAAAATTTGGCCAGCCCGTTTTGGTGGATAATGAGGTGCAGCTGAAAGCCAAACTCAATTCGATCGCCAATTTAAGGGGTGTTACCAAAGTTATTATTGAGGCTACGCTTATTATTAAAGATCAGCCCAAACCTGCCTACACTGGTAATGTTGTTTTCCTGTATCATTTTGTATAG
- a CDS encoding transposase produces the protein MEANIASNPRNRKKITTLYQYFDDQLYKRRYKIEQANAWMDSFKALLIRFETKVANWKALQWIAIIIIFCRKFKD, from the coding sequence CTGGAAGCAAATATTGCCTCCAATCCTCGTAATAGAAAGAAAATAACCACATTATATCAATACTTTGATGATCAATTGTATAAAAGACGATATAAAATTGAACAAGCGAATGCTTGGATGGATAGCTTCAAAGCGCTACTGATTCGATTTGAAACTAAAGTTGCTAACTGGAAAGCATTGCAGTGGATCGCAATTATTATCATCTTTTGTAGAAAATTTAAAGACTAA